The segment CGGATACGCCTACAAAAAGTGCGTACTTAAAAGCTCTGCCGGTAAAACATTGGGAACCATTTCCTGCGGAAATTTCCGCTGCACTTTTAGGCAGTAATTTTAGCTTTCATCAAAAAACAAAAGGTGAGGTTGCAAATGCAGCCTCACCTTTTTTGTTGTCTGTAAAATTAAATCTACATAGTCAGCACAAAATAAATACTACCCACCAGAACAAGACTCGCCGCCCGCAATCCCTGATTGTAAACGATCAGCTTCAGGGCCATTTTGCCCCGGAAGATTCCGGCATAATACGGGAGCTGGTGGCGCAGGGCGCGAACCGGGGTGGAAAGCAGGTTGCCGACCACAAGAGCCAACACAATTCCACGGGGATCGATAGCACCGGTTCCGAGCAAGGACCCGGCGGCAGCAAGCCCGGCGATGAATTCTGCTGCCAGACTAAAAGCAATGATCCCGAAAACCTGCGGATCAAGCCACGAAAGAAAAGAAAGATGTTCACTCAGGTAGGTCTGAAAAGAAGTGAACACGCCATAATGACGGAGAAAGAAAAACGCCGTATAAATGGGAACAGTCAGATAGATAACTCTCGGCAACCTGCGCTTTAGCCTTTTAACCGCTTTGTCCAGCACCTCGCGGAAAGACTTCGGTTCCTGACCCTTAAGCCGCTGGGCAACATCACCGCAACCACCATCGGCAGGCAGGGAAAAACGTCCCCAAAGCACAATGGCCCCGGTACGCACAAAAGCAGCCAGAAGAGTCAAACCTACATAAATAAAAGCCACCCGACCGATAAACGGAGCGGCAATGAAAAAGACCGTGGGCATATGCAGAAAATATGTGGGCAGGCTGTTAAAAAGGTTGGAAATAACCAGTTCACGGTCATTTATTTCCCCATTTTCATAGGCCTCGGAAAGCATGGAGTTTGCAGCTACACCGGAAAAAAAGGCCAAGGCAAAACTGGCCCCGCTGATCTCCTTGAGCCTTCCGGCCCGGATAAGCGGATTTGCCAACCGTCCCATGGCCCGTGTCCAGCGCAATCCCTCGACAATATTACCAACCAACAAACCAAGACTGATAAAAAGCACCAGCCTGATCAGAGGCCAGCCCAAACCATTCCAGAGAATTTCGAGAGACAATTAAACCTACTTTTTCTTCCAATTTTCAACAGTGGCTACCTTGAGTTCAGAATCATTCTCAGCAACAACCCCTGCATCAACGAGTTCCTTCATGGCAACCAGAAAATCATTTTCCTCACCATTCCATTTTTCAAGACAGCCTTCGATGGTTACGCTGCCCGGAGCAGCTTTGCAATTTTTGTCAGGATCAATCTTACTGCCCAACATGCCTTCGATCAGCAGGAAAAGTGAATTCGCTTCAACGGAAAGTCCGAGATCAAAAATAGAAACAGCCATCGCTTCCTCCTTAATTGGTTAGTGATACAATGAAAGTATACTTGAACAGCCCCGAGGGCCAGTGAAAAAAAGGATTCCAATGCTGAATGACTGTTAAACTTTTTCCTGCATCAAGGCTTTAAACTGCTTAAGTTCTTCAATATCCATACGACTGAAATTTCCTTCTGCGGGAAAAGATCCATCTCCCACTTCTGCAATGTAGCACTTGATGGCATCAATGCTTTCCCCACGCAATTGGGCGAATTTCTTTACGAACATGGGAACAAAACGATCAAAAAGGCCAAGGATGTCGTGGTAGACAAGCACCTGTCCGTCCGTATCCGGCCCGGCACCGATGCCGATGGTGGGAATTGAAAGCCTCGCGGTAATCTCCTGCGCCACTTCATGGGGGACCGCTTCCAGAACTATGGAGAAGCAGCCAGCAGCTTCAAGAGCCAAAGCTTCGTCAACAAGAGCGGCAGCGGAACGGGCATTCTTGCCCTGCGCCTTGAACCCACCGAAACGGGCTACATGCTGCGGGGTCAGTCCAATATGGCCCTGCACCGGAACACCGGAATCAATGATAGCCCGCACATGCTCCAGAAAAGGAAATCCGCCCTCCAGCTTCACCGCACGCGCTCCGGTGCGGCTGAGGAATTTTCCCGCATTTTCCACCGCCATCTGCACCGAAGGCTGATAAGACATAAAAGGAAGGTCACCAACGATAAGTGCCCTTTTCGCCCCTCGGGAAACTGCTGCTGCATGATGGAGCATATCTTCCATGGTCACGGAAAGAGTGTCTTCGTAGCCGAGTACAACCATACCCAATGAATCCCCTACCAAAATCATATCCACCTCAGCTCCGTCAGCGATCTGACCGGAAGGATAATCATAAGCGGTTACCATGGAAATTTTGCGCTGCCCTTTTAGGGCGGTGATGTCTGGAGCTGTAATTTTTTTCATTCTTTTCCTCACAGATTAAATGTGGACTGATTAAGGAAGGGTTTAAGGTGCAGCTTCTTGATATGGGCAGTATAAAACTAAATCAAGTCTAGTGAAAAATATATCATTGTGCATAAAAAAAGAGGTCCGGCAGACACCGGACCTCTCAACCAATCAAAATAAAGAACAATTAAAGCTCTTGCATTACCCAGACGACCCGTCCGACCACGTTCTTTTCGTGGTTTTCAACCGGGATATACTGTTCAGGATGCTGCGAATCATCCGGACGAAGGATAAAACGGGCATTTTCAGGATCAAAAAAGACCCTGCGGATAACCACTCCCTGATAAGGAACGTGAATGGCATAGATATCACCTGCCATCAGCCTTTTCTGGGAATCATCGATTCCTACAAAGGCATTCCTGCGTACAGACGGTTCCATAGAAGAACCTTCAGCTCTGAGAACCACCAGGGAAGAACGGTAGTAGGTTTCAGGAATATTCAGTTCAGAAACCTGCTGCGGTTTCCAGATTTCCGCACCTGCATCTTCTCCGGCCATGGACGAGACCGGTACGATCCTGCCTCTGGACTGCACCTGACCGTACTGAGCAGTTGTTTCACTCAGAATCTGGTCAGCAGCAATTTTTCCCTTGCCCGGCTTAAGGTAGACAGGCTCAATTCCATCGGAAAGCCATTCAGGGTTCAGTCCGTGGGTCCTGTACAGCTTGATGAACCATTCAGCAGGAATAGAGCTTCTTCTTTTGGCATCGGAGATGCTGGACTGTCTAATATTCAGAATTTCGGCAAGCTGAACCTGAGTTCTTGTTCCGGTAGCCTTTTTGATTCTCTCCAAGCTTTCATCAAACCACTTTGACACGCTTACCTCCTGTGAAAGCAAAGTCAAAAACAACTATTAATCACATTGAAATCAAATAACCCTATAAAGAAGATCGTTTTATGCACACAATCTATTCTTTTACTATCAATTTAATAAAGGGCTATCATGAAATTTATAAACTGGCAAAACTTTAAAACAACACACTCCGATACAGACTAATAAGAATGTAAAACGATCAAGATAAACTAATCACATGTACTAAAAGAATGCGTACAACTGTACTTCATATTAACTTACACATTATAAACATCGGTGAAAACACATCACACCAAACAATCACTCTATTTTATTGTAAAACAAACCTACATAAAACAGAACAATCTATTTCGAATAAGAAATACGAATATTAATTTTCGCCCAGCGGAAGAATAAAGAAGAAATTATTGCCACCGTCCTGCGGCTCATAGCCGACCTCGCCCCCATGCAGTTCCACAACCTGACGCACAAAGAACAGACCATGCCCGGAACCATACTCATTACCTACGTTTGCGCTGCGAAATCCGGGCTGGAAAAGCTCCTTCCGGTCCCGCTCCTGAATGTGCGGCCCGGTGGTATAAACGTTTAGCTTTAAACCATCCCAGCCGTTACGGAAATAATCTTTTACCATATCCCAACCGTAAGCAGCGAATTTATCCCTGCGCCCGTCACACATTGTTTCATTGCGGGTGTATTTTACGGCATTGGAAAAAAGATTTGCGTAAACCTGTGAAATAAGCCCCACATCAGCAACAATGCGCACTTCACGGTCCGGCACACCGCCCATGCTGATATCCAGCCTGATTCCCCGATCCTCAAACCGGGAACGGTAGCGCTCAAGTTGCGGCTCAATGATCTGTTTGAGCAGATTGCAAGGCCGCTTCTCTACAATGTAACGCCCTTCCTCAAAATGCTGCCTGCGTAACAGGGTTTCCAAAAAAAGACTGGTCTGTTCATAGTGGCTGTGTATTTCATTGAACTGACTGACCAATCCACTATAAAGTTGCTCCAATTCATTGCGGATATCCTGAATGCTCTTTCCTTCTACTTCGGATTCAAGCTTGCGGATATTTTCAATACGGTCACGCAATCTGTTGTAAAAAAGCTTAAAATACATATTGGGAACAATGACATTATGCCCGACGTCTTTGACCAGATTGCGCACAAATTCCAAGTGTTCCTGCCCCTTGCGGCGCAGGATTTTACTATGCAGCTGAAAACCGACCCGGTTAACGAATTTTTCAAAAAATAGAGATTGGTGATCGGAAAGATCATCCATTTTGTAAAATTCAAAACAGCCGATAACATCTCCGGCCGGTTTAAAGGGAAGCTGGTCCACCAATTCCAGATTACCGCGAATAGGAATAAAAAGATGTCCGGCACGGAAAGTTTTTTCAAGGGGAACAGAACTGCACACCGGCGCACGGCTTTCTGTACGGCCCACAGGAATGAATTCATCCGGCCCCATGGCCAGATAAAGTCTGCAATCAAGATTAAAAAGGGACCTAGGCACTGCGGTGCAAACAGCAAAAAAATCCTCAAGGGAATCAAATTCCTGAGCTAGATCAAAAAAAATCATCAAGGCCCGCTTTTCAGTTGCAGAAAAGCTGTAATCTTTATAGTCATCCATTTTCTCATGGATACGCCGCTGTATCTGCAACATCTTCTCTGGTCCCGGACCGGTAGAAAGATGAAATCCTTCTCCCAGCGGACCTTCTGTTTCATAGGACGACACGTCTGCGCTTTTATTTTCGCTGCTCATAACAATCTATCCGGGGTTCAATATAGAAAGGGGCTTCCCTGTATCATACGGCCCCGGAGGAAAAGGAGCAAGCCAGAAGATGATTTTTTGCGACTCCTTAACGTTCATATGCTTTATGCGCAGCCTGAATGTTTACTGCGACTCCATTTTATGAGAAAGTCCGCCATCAAACCTATTCAGGGAAACAACCATGCCCGAAATAATTCTCATTCAAATATCCGGCGAGGACAAACCCGGCCTGACTTCTGCTCTGACAGGAGTTCTGGCGGGCTACGGCATTGATATTCTTGATATCGGCCAGAGTGTAATCCACAGCCAGCTGGTGCTTGGCATTTTGATCCGCATTCCCCGTGAAGCCGAGTCCGCTCCTGTGCTCAAAGACATCATGTTCAAGGGTTACGAACTGGGGGTCAACGTCAAATTCAAGCCCACTGAAGCTGACAAATACATGGACTGGGTCGCCGCCCAAGGCAAGCCCAGACACATTGCCACCCTTGTGGGCCACAAGGTTACCGGGGCGCACATTTCAAGAATTTCACAGATCATTGCGGACAACGGACTCAATATTGATATGATCCATCGTTTGTCCGGTCGAATTCCCATGAACGGAGAGCCTGCACCGCGCCATGCCTGCGTTGAATTTTCTGTTCGCGGTGTGCCTGAAGATCTGGACCGCATGCGCTCAAATTTTCTGGAAATGGCCGCCGAAGATCAGGTGGACATAGCCTTGCAGGAAGACAATGTTTTCCGCAGAAACAGAAGGCTGGTAGCCTTTGACATGGACTCCACCCTCATTCAGGCGGAAGTCATTGACGAACTGGCTAAGGCAGCCGGATCAGGCGAGATAGTCAGCCGGATCACCGAATCAGCCATGCGCGGAGAAATTGATTTTAAGGAAAGCCTGCGCCAGCGTCTGGCAACCCTCAAAGGCCTTGATGAATCCGTAATGGAAGATATCGCCCGCACCCTGCCCATGACCGAAGGGGCCGAACGACTCATTACCAACCTGAAGAAATTCGGCTACAAGACCGCCATCATATCCGGTGGATTCACCTATTTCGGAGAAAAGCTGCAAGAAAAACTGGGCGTGGATTATGTTTATGCCAACCGCCTTGAAATAAAAGACGGCAAACTGACCGGCGGAGTTATCGGAGATATTGTTGACGGTGCCAAGAAGGCCGAACTGCTGCGCAAAATCGCAGAGAAGGAACAGATCAGCCTGCAACAATCCATTGCCGTGGGGGACGGAGCCAATGACCTGCCCATGCTCTCCATTGCCGGGCTGGGTATCGCGTTTCACGCCAAGCCCAAGGTCAAACAGGATGCCCGCCAGTCCATCTCCCATTTCGGGCTGGATTCCATTCTCTATCTGATCGGATTACGCGACAGGGATACGGATTAGGCTTCGCCGCTTCGTAAATAATATTTGCCTTATATCAGAACAAAACAAGCCCCGCAGGATCACTCCTACGGGGCTTTTATCATGCCTAAAGAATCAGCAGGAATTACATATCTACTGCTTTGATCCAGATTACAGCATCCTGAGAGAGTTCTTTACCTTTGAACTCTTTGTCAGGACCGGAACCCAGTGCGCAGAAACCCCACCAGCCGGCTTTGGGGATGGCGAAGGTTACGTAACCCTGAGCATCGGTTTTAACACCCATGGTTACGAAAGCATCGTGAGGAGCATGAGCTTTTTCTTCTTTTTTGAAAGCATTGTTTTTCATGTCGGGCTCGTGGTTCATGTACTCAACTTCAACATCAGCATTGGGAACGGGCTTGCCGTCGGAAAGGAGCTGAGCTTTGAAGGTCATACCGGTCCACATGGCATAAGGCTTAACAAGGGGAACCCATTCAGTCTTGAGACCTGCGGGAGCAGCCCAGTTACCGGGCAGGCCGCCGACGTTCATGTAAGTCTTGGTGATCTGCTGGATGTAAATGTCTTCTTCACCTTCGTAGTAGGGAGCGGGCACCAGAACCAGGGTGTAGTCGCCCATGGAACGAACAATTTTCTTGGGCAGCTTTGCTTCATAAGCTTCACCGGAATTTGTCAGGCTGGTCCAGGTGATGGGCTTGAGCAACTTTTTGAGGTCGTACTTTTTAATTTTACCCTCTTCACCTTTCTGATGCAGCATAAAAAACTCTTCCGGCATGCCCATCTTCATAGTGTGCCCTGCTTCAAAGGGGTGGGTGAAAACAAGCTTCACATCGGTTTCAGCACCCTTATTCTTCGCGATTTCGGGGGTGTAGATCATCTGAAAGTGGGCAGAAGCGGGGACTGCCATAGCAACAACCAACAACAAGTTAAGGAAAACTACCTTCATCTTCATTTTACTTCTCCTGATTATGACTTTGATCCTCTTTATCAAAAGATAAAGAAAATTTTTTATTTTTGGTCAACTGCACACACCGTGAAACGCTCACGATACGTGCAAAAACTAACTATTCAACAATATCGGAACCGTCGATTTCAATGGAATGACCTTCGCCGCCATCAAAAGTAACAGTGTAGTGACCTGCGGGTTTTTTGAACTCAAATTCGCTGTCTTCGTTCATAGCACCCTTAAGAACAACTGCACCGGAATCGTCACGAACAAACATTTTTACGCCGGAAGCTGAAGAACCGTCCGAGAAGCCACCTTCACAAAGAACGGTGCCGTCACCGTTATCAAAGCAGCTGCACAAAGGGGAATGGGCCAAAGCAGCAGTAGCGGAAAGAACGATCAATCCGGCAGCCACAACGAGTTTAGAAATTATCTTTTTCATAGCTGTCTCCTGAGAGATTTATTGGTTACTTGGTTGATATTCATAGGAAGCCGAAACCTTATCCGATGCGATCTTGTGCGCCAGTGCGATAAGCAGAGCCACGGACAAGGCAAACACATAAAACCCTTTCATCATGGTTATGCCGCTCGCTCCCAGAACATTGCCCAAAGTGAAGACTGCGGATGCCACCCCGAAGCCCACCGCAGTGGGAAAGAAAATGGCGAAAGCCATCCACTTGTAAGACCCGGTCTGCACTTTGACCATGATGGTGGCTGCAAGGCAGGGAGGATAAAGGGCAAAGAAAAGGAGAACCGCAAGGGCATGTAGGGAATTCATACCGCTGCTCTGGCTTTCATTATCCATTCTCTGCTCAAGGGTCTGGTTGTCATCAGCACCCTGCTGATACAACACACCCATAGTCGCGACAGAAGATTCGCGAGCTGCAAAAGAACTGATCAAAGCGATATTAACTTTCCAATCAAAACCGGCATACTTGGTAACAGGCTCAAGGGAACGCCCGATCATGCCGAAGAAGGATGTCTTGATCTTTTCCTCTTTGATCTTGCGGCGCAGGGACTTTCTTTTGGATGAAAGCTTACGCACAGCACGGTTAACAACCTTGGCTGCTTTATCACCACGAGGCTTGATCAAAACAAAGGTTTCCGGGTTGGCTTTCTTGAAAGAATGGTCCACCCGTGCCGCACCTTCTTTGCCGGATGAGTTCATGCGGGCGCGCTTGTAATCATCGTAAAGATTAAGCAACGGCAACATTTTATCGCCTGTAGCAAGCCCGGAGTATGCATTGCCTGCCACCTTGGAATCATAAGTTGCAACGGCCTTACTCATCTCAGTTTCGTAATAATCCATGCGTCCATCGGTGAGACCGGGAAACTGCAAGAGAGAAAATACGCAAAGAGAAACCGCAACAACAATAGAACCGACTTTTTTAATGTACTCCCAAGTTCTTTCCAAAGCCCTCTGGGCCACACCGAAGAAAGTGGGTGCATGGTAGTTGGGCATTTCCATAATAAAGGGCGCGGTTTCACGACCTTTAAGGACTGTTGTGGTCAGGATCTTGGCAATGATCAAAGCCATAATGATGGTAATGGTCGAGATAAAGAACATTGCCCATGACTTGTGGTCCGCAAAATAAATATTCACCAAAAGCGTGTACAGAGGGATCTTGGCAAGGCAGTTCATGAACGGAACAGTCAGAATCGTTGCCAGTCTTGATCTTTCATCAGGAATCCCCTTGGTGGACATAATTCCCGGGACAGCGCAGCCCCCGGCAAATACGCCGCCCAGAATAAACGGCAGGGTTGATTGCCCGTGCAGTCCGAAACTGTGGAAGATACGGTCCAGAATAAAAGCGATACGGGCCATATATCCTGAGTCTTCAAGTATTGCGATCAGTGCAAAAAGGATCAGAAAGATTGGGACATAGTTGAGCAGAGTATTGGCACTATCCACCATCCAGAGGACCATGGAGCGCAGCAGCGAATCCTCAATCAATCCTGCCGGAGGCAAAACTCCGGCTACAATATCCCTGAACTTGGCAAGAAACGGCCAAGTGTACTTGGTAAGTTCGTACCCCTGAACAATGGAAAGTTCATATATAAGGTAGACTGTAGCCAGCAGAAAAAACGGAGCAAGGGCGCGATTCAAAACCCAGCGGTCAATCCTTTCAGAGATGGGTTGCCCGGAATCAGCCTCCTTGGTCACGCAGGCATCAACGATCTCACCAGCCACCCTGTCGCGGCAGGCAACAATATAATCACTGGTGTTAACACCGGTCTCATCTTCAAATTCCATCCTGCGGGAAAGCGCATCTTCAATAATGGACTTACCGGCTGTATGCTTTGTTTCAACAATCTTCCGGGCTTCAGAATCATTCTCCAAAAGCTTGATCGCCAGCCAGCGTAAAGGATAAAGCACACCAAGGCTGGCATCTGCGGCAAGCTGCTCTTCAAGGGCTTTTGCATGTACCTCGAGATCACCGTAATCAATAACCACCGGGCGAGTGTAGGACTCCTGGTTAACAGCCTTGCGGATGGCTGCCTTCAAGGCCTGTTTACCTTTGCCTTTTCGTCCTACTGTAGCGACTACATCCACGCCGAGACGTTTGGTCAATTCTTTCAAATCAATAGACAGCCCCTGACTTTCGGCAACGTCCATCATGTTCAAGGCAACGGTGACCGGAAAATTCATCTCCAAAACCTGAAAGGTAAAGTACAGACTGCGACGCAAGCAGGTCGCATCCATGACGTTTACAACCACATCAGGCTTTTCTTCCAACAGAAATTCACGAGAAACCCTTTCCTCAAGAGAGAAAGAAGTCAGGCTGTAGGTTCCGGGAAGGTCAACCACCTCGTAGCGGGTCTTACCTTCACGGTAGCTGCCGACCTTTTTATCTACGGTCACACCCGGATAGTTGGCCACATGCTGGTTGGCACCGGTGACCATATTATATGTTGTCGATTTACCGGCATTCTGCTGCCCGGCAAGAGCGACGAGAAAGTTATCTTTCAGTGCCTTTTTCCCCTCAGCGTTCATCTTCCACCTCAATCTGATAAGCCTCAGTGCGTCGCAGGGTTACGCAGTAACCGGCAACACGCAATTCAAGAGGGCAGCCCAGCGTTGCCACACGGACCACTTCGATCTCCCTGCCGGGAACAAAACCCAGATCAAGCAATCTTTGCCTTACCGCGCCACTTGAAAAGTGCCCACGGATCACAGCTTTTTCGCCTATGGGAATGTCCAGAAGGCTTTTACCACGCATATGGCAAGGCTTGCCCTGTCTTCTTCCGCCGGCACCACGATGCCTTTTCCTTACGGAAACAGACTCACGGTTAAAGAAATCAAACTTGTTTAACATTTAATTGCCTCTTATTTTGCATTCGATTTTGCAAATGAATTTCGAAATCAATTAGTATAGATCCAAATTTCTCTTGTCAACAAGAATTAAAAACTCTTGCTACGATTACCAAACTAATTCAAACTGTCCCTTTTTATGCTTGATATTGACATTCGTTTTCATTAACGAACAGATGACTACAGGAAACGGCAACCCTAGTCTGACAGTGCTCCCTCTGAACCTAAAGTAAGCTGGAGCATCTTCAGGTCAGATATTGCCGGGGAGGAAAAACATTGATTATTTACATAAAAAACAAGCTTAAAAACACTGGCAACCTACACCGTAGACCCAACAGCAGGAACAAACTGAGGGCAAAATCATTTATTGCTGTGCTTCTAATTCTGATCCTGCCTGCCGGGGCCATGATGGCTGCTGCCGAATTCGCGGACAGAGATTCCCTTGCCATGTACATCTGCCTGCATTTCAGTTTGTGTATTGCCCTGTGCATGCCCATTGCAAACTGGCTTGAGAACTGGATGGTCAACAGGGAAGTGCAAAAAATGAACAGCTTCTGCGTCAAACTCAAGCAAGGCAAACTGAATCAACGCTTGGAACTTTATTCCAATAAATCAGCTGCCTCCACTGACGAACTGTGCCTATTGCAACATAACCTGAACTGGCTGGCCCACTCAGTTGCCAAGCGGGAGTCCAAGTTTACGGAATCACTGGCAAAAACCCGCAAAGACAAGGAAAGACTCAATCTGCTTTCC is part of the Desulfovibrio sp. JC022 genome and harbors:
- a CDS encoding S24 family peptidase; translation: MSKWFDESLERIKKATGTRTQVQLAEILNIRQSSISDAKRRSSIPAEWFIKLYRTHGLNPEWLSDGIEPVYLKPGKGKIAADQILSETTAQYGQVQSRGRIVPVSSMAGEDAGAEIWKPQQVSELNIPETYYRSSLVVLRAEGSSMEPSVRRNAFVGIDDSQKRLMAGDIYAIHVPYQGVVIRRVFFDPENARFILRPDDSQHPEQYIPVENHEKNVVGRVVWVMQEL
- a CDS encoding FeoA family protein; translation: MLNKFDFFNRESVSVRKRHRGAGGRRQGKPCHMRGKSLLDIPIGEKAVIRGHFSSGAVRQRLLDLGFVPGREIEVVRVATLGCPLELRVAGYCVTLRRTEAYQIEVEDER
- a CDS encoding sensor histidine kinase KdpD, giving the protein MSSENKSADVSSYETEGPLGEGFHLSTGPGPEKMLQIQRRIHEKMDDYKDYSFSATEKRALMIFFDLAQEFDSLEDFFAVCTAVPRSLFNLDCRLYLAMGPDEFIPVGRTESRAPVCSSVPLEKTFRAGHLFIPIRGNLELVDQLPFKPAGDVIGCFEFYKMDDLSDHQSLFFEKFVNRVGFQLHSKILRRKGQEHLEFVRNLVKDVGHNVIVPNMYFKLFYNRLRDRIENIRKLESEVEGKSIQDIRNELEQLYSGLVSQFNEIHSHYEQTSLFLETLLRRQHFEEGRYIVEKRPCNLLKQIIEPQLERYRSRFEDRGIRLDISMGGVPDREVRIVADVGLISQVYANLFSNAVKYTRNETMCDGRRDKFAAYGWDMVKDYFRNGWDGLKLNVYTTGPHIQERDRKELFQPGFRSANVGNEYGSGHGLFFVRQVVELHGGEVGYEPQDGGNNFFFILPLGEN
- the feoB gene encoding ferrous iron transport protein B, which gives rise to MNAEGKKALKDNFLVALAGQQNAGKSTTYNMVTGANQHVANYPGVTVDKKVGSYREGKTRYEVVDLPGTYSLTSFSLEERVSREFLLEEKPDVVVNVMDATCLRRSLYFTFQVLEMNFPVTVALNMMDVAESQGLSIDLKELTKRLGVDVVATVGRKGKGKQALKAAIRKAVNQESYTRPVVIDYGDLEVHAKALEEQLAADASLGVLYPLRWLAIKLLENDSEARKIVETKHTAGKSIIEDALSRRMEFEDETGVNTSDYIVACRDRVAGEIVDACVTKEADSGQPISERIDRWVLNRALAPFFLLATVYLIYELSIVQGYELTKYTWPFLAKFRDIVAGVLPPAGLIEDSLLRSMVLWMVDSANTLLNYVPIFLILFALIAILEDSGYMARIAFILDRIFHSFGLHGQSTLPFILGGVFAGGCAVPGIMSTKGIPDERSRLATILTVPFMNCLAKIPLYTLLVNIYFADHKSWAMFFISTITIIMALIIAKILTTTVLKGRETAPFIMEMPNYHAPTFFGVAQRALERTWEYIKKVGSIVVAVSLCVFSLLQFPGLTDGRMDYYETEMSKAVATYDSKVAGNAYSGLATGDKMLPLLNLYDDYKRARMNSSGKEGAARVDHSFKKANPETFVLIKPRGDKAAKVVNRAVRKLSSKRKSLRRKIKEEKIKTSFFGMIGRSLEPVTKYAGFDWKVNIALISSFAARESSVATMGVLYQQGADDNQTLEQRMDNESQSSGMNSLHALAVLLFFALYPPCLAATIMVKVQTGSYKWMAFAIFFPTAVGFGVASAVFTLGNVLGASGITMMKGFYVFALSVALLIALAHKIASDKVSASYEYQPSNQ
- the serB gene encoding phosphoserine phosphatase SerB; its protein translation is MPEIILIQISGEDKPGLTSALTGVLAGYGIDILDIGQSVIHSQLVLGILIRIPREAESAPVLKDIMFKGYELGVNVKFKPTEADKYMDWVAAQGKPRHIATLVGHKVTGAHISRISQIIADNGLNIDMIHRLSGRIPMNGEPAPRHACVEFSVRGVPEDLDRMRSNFLEMAAEDQVDIALQEDNVFRRNRRLVAFDMDSTLIQAEVIDELAKAAGSGEIVSRITESAMRGEIDFKESLRQRLATLKGLDESVMEDIARTLPMTEGAERLITNLKKFGYKTAIISGGFTYFGEKLQEKLGVDYVYANRLEIKDGKLTGGVIGDIVDGAKKAELLRKIAEKEQISLQQSIAVGDGANDLPMLSIAGLGIAFHAKPKVKQDARQSISHFGLDSILYLIGLRDRDTD
- a CDS encoding DUF4198 domain-containing protein, which produces MKMKVVFLNLLLVVAMAVPASAHFQMIYTPEIAKNKGAETDVKLVFTHPFEAGHTMKMGMPEEFFMLHQKGEEGKIKKYDLKKLLKPITWTSLTNSGEAYEAKLPKKIVRSMGDYTLVLVPAPYYEGEEDIYIQQITKTYMNVGGLPGNWAAPAGLKTEWVPLVKPYAMWTGMTFKAQLLSDGKPVPNADVEVEYMNHEPDMKNNAFKKEEKAHAPHDAFVTMGVKTDAQGYVTFAIPKAGWWGFCALGSGPDKEFKGKELSQDAVIWIKAVDM
- the panB gene encoding 3-methyl-2-oxobutanoate hydroxymethyltransferase, yielding MKKITAPDITALKGQRKISMVTAYDYPSGQIADGAEVDMILVGDSLGMVVLGYEDTLSVTMEDMLHHAAAVSRGAKRALIVGDLPFMSYQPSVQMAVENAGKFLSRTGARAVKLEGGFPFLEHVRAIIDSGVPVQGHIGLTPQHVARFGGFKAQGKNARSAAALVDEALALEAAGCFSIVLEAVPHEVAQEITARLSIPTIGIGAGPDTDGQVLVYHDILGLFDRFVPMFVKKFAQLRGESIDAIKCYIAEVGDGSFPAEGNFSRMDIEELKQFKALMQEKV